A DNA window from Kiritimatiellia bacterium contains the following coding sequences:
- the groL gene encoding chaperonin GroEL (60 kDa chaperone family; promotes refolding of misfolded polypeptides especially under stressful conditions; forms two stacked rings of heptamers to form a barrel-shaped 14mer; ends can be capped by GroES; misfolded proteins enter the barrel where they are refolded when GroES binds) yields the protein MAEKGKQLKYDADARQAILRGVEKLSRAVKVTLGPCGRNVILDKKFGSPTITKDGVTVAKEIELCDPFENMGAQMVREVASKTSDDAGDGTTTATLLSEAIYREGLKNVTAGADPMAIKRGIDLAVGEVVDALAKQSKKVKEHTEICQVATISANGDKKIGEIIADAMDKVGKDGTVTVEEAKTIETTLDVVEGMQFDKGYLSPYFVTSTENMEAVLEDPYILIYEKKISSLQDFLPLLQNVAKAGKPFMIIAEEVEGEALATLVVNRLRGTLQCCAVKAPGFGDRRKAMLEDIAVLTGGRCITEDLGIKLENIKMEDLGRAKRVTIDKENTTIIEGAGKTSAIQGRVNQIRKEIEETTSDYDREKLQERLAKLAGGVAVINVGAATETEMKEKKARVEDALHATRAAVEEGVVSGGGVALLRCQAALDKLNAKGDEAIGVQIITRALEAPIRQLVNNAGLDASIVVAEIKKNKGGFGYNVANQEYTDLVKDGVIDPTKVARTAIQNSSSIAGLLLTTECMVTEIPEKEKPAPMPHGGGGMGGGDMDMY from the coding sequence ATGACGCGGACGCCAGGCAGGCCATCCTGCGCGGCGTTGAAAAGCTCAGCCGGGCCGTCAAGGTAACCCTGGGGCCGTGCGGCCGCAACGTCATTCTTGACAAAAAATTCGGCTCGCCGACGATCACCAAGGACGGCGTGACCGTCGCCAAGGAAATTGAACTCTGCGACCCGTTTGAAAACATGGGCGCGCAGATGGTCCGCGAAGTCGCCAGCAAAACCAGCGATGACGCCGGCGACGGCACCACCACCGCCACCCTGCTGAGCGAAGCCATTTACCGCGAAGGCCTGAAAAACGTTACGGCCGGAGCGGATCCCATGGCCATCAAACGCGGCATTGACCTCGCCGTGGGCGAGGTCGTTGATGCCCTGGCCAAGCAAAGCAAAAAGGTCAAGGAGCACACGGAAATCTGCCAGGTGGCCACGATTTCAGCCAACGGCGACAAAAAGATCGGCGAAATTATCGCGGACGCCATGGATAAAGTCGGCAAGGACGGCACGGTAACGGTGGAAGAGGCCAAGACCATTGAAACCACGCTGGACGTGGTGGAGGGAATGCAGTTTGACAAGGGGTATCTCTCTCCGTATTTCGTCACCAGCACGGAAAACATGGAGGCGGTACTGGAAGACCCTTACATCCTGATCTATGAAAAGAAAATATCCAGCCTTCAGGATTTTCTGCCGTTGTTGCAGAACGTCGCCAAGGCCGGCAAACCCTTCATGATCATTGCCGAGGAAGTTGAAGGCGAGGCCCTCGCCACCCTGGTGGTCAACCGCCTGCGCGGGACACTGCAATGCTGCGCGGTAAAGGCGCCCGGTTTCGGCGACCGCCGCAAGGCCATGCTGGAAGATATCGCCGTCCTGACCGGCGGACGCTGCATCACCGAGGACCTGGGCATCAAGCTTGAAAACATCAAGATGGAAGACCTGGGCCGGGCCAAACGCGTCACCATTGACAAGGAAAACACCACGATTATTGAGGGCGCCGGCAAAACATCGGCGATCCAGGGGCGCGTCAACCAGATCCGCAAGGAGATTGAGGAGACGACCTCCGATTACGACCGCGAAAAACTGCAGGAACGCCTGGCCAAGCTGGCCGGCGGCGTTGCGGTAATTAACGTGGGCGCGGCGACCGAGACTGAAATGAAAGAGAAAAAAGCCCGCGTGGAAGACGCGCTGCACGCCACGCGCGCGGCGGTTGAGGAAGGCGTCGTGTCCGGCGGCGGCGTGGCGCTCCTGCGCTGCCAGGCGGCTCTTGACAAGCTCAACGCCAAAGGCGACGAAGCCATCGGCGTTCAGATCATCACCCGCGCCCTGGAAGCCCCGATCCGGCAGTTGGTCAACAACGCCGGACTGGATGCCTCCATTGTGGTGGCGGAAATTAAAAAGAACAAGGGCGGTTTCGGTTACAATGTCGCCAACCAGGAATACACCGACCTGGTCAAGGACGGCGTAATTGACCCGACCAAAGTCGCCCGCACCGCCA